Proteins found in one Bacillus subtilis subsp. subtilis str. 168 genomic segment:
- the thiV gene encoding thiamine transporter, permease component (Evidence 1a: Function from experimental evidences in the studied strain; PubMedId: 15849754, 16291685, 16356850, 16850406, 27447050, 22720735; Product type t : transporter) has translation MKSWKVKEIVIMSVISIVFAVVYLLFTHFGNVLAGMFGPIAYEPIYGIWFIVSVIAAYMIRKPGAALVSEIIAALVECLLGNPSGPMVIVIGIVQGLGAEAVFLATRWKAYSLPVLMLAGMGSSVASFIYDLFVSGYAAYSPGYLLIMLVIRLISGALLAGLLGKAVSDSLAYTGVLNGMALGKELKKKRKRASEHASL, from the coding sequence ATGAAAAGCTGGAAAGTAAAAGAAATTGTCATCATGTCCGTTATCAGTATCGTATTTGCCGTTGTTTATTTATTATTTACACATTTCGGAAACGTACTTGCAGGTATGTTTGGGCCAATCGCCTATGAACCAATTTACGGCATTTGGTTTATCGTTTCTGTGATCGCCGCGTACATGATTCGAAAACCGGGTGCGGCGCTCGTTTCTGAAATCATTGCCGCTCTCGTTGAGTGCCTGCTGGGAAATCCGTCTGGCCCGATGGTCATCGTCATTGGCATTGTTCAAGGGCTCGGGGCTGAGGCTGTATTTCTTGCAACACGCTGGAAAGCATACTCTCTCCCTGTCCTTATGCTGGCCGGTATGGGGTCTTCAGTAGCCAGCTTTATCTATGATCTCTTTGTTTCTGGCTATGCAGCCTATTCACCAGGTTATCTGCTCATTATGCTTGTGATCCGCCTCATTTCCGGCGCGCTTTTGGCGGGGCTTCTCGGAAAAGCTGTCAGCGACTCTCTCGCTTATACAGGTGTGTTAAACGGAATGGCACTCGGAAAGGAACTGAAAAAGAAACGGAAGCGGGCGTCAGAACATGCAAGCCTTTGA
- the thiU gene encoding thiamine-binding protein (oxidation stress protein) (Evidence 1a: Function from experimental evidences in the studied strain; PubMedId: 15451668, 16291685, 16356850, 20471400; Product type f: factor), translating into MEHICGTSRIAGFRFSLYPMTDDFISVIKSALKKTDTSKVWTKTDHISTVLRGSIDHVFDAAKAIYLHAANSEQHIVMNGTFSIGCPGDTQGDTYLSKGDKRVNEDAVRGLKAEAPCQFALYPMNEPDYMGLIMEAVDIAKAQGTFVQGVHYASELDGDAHDVFSTLEAVFRMAEQQTNHITMTVNLSANSPSRKNRKQG; encoded by the coding sequence ATGGAGCATATTTGCGGTACAAGCAGAATCGCCGGTTTTCGCTTCTCTTTATATCCGATGACGGATGATTTTATCAGTGTGATCAAGTCTGCGCTGAAAAAAACAGATACATCCAAGGTTTGGACGAAAACCGACCATATCAGCACGGTGTTACGCGGATCGATTGATCATGTATTCGATGCTGCAAAAGCCATTTACCTTCATGCAGCAAACAGCGAACAACACATCGTCATGAACGGCACGTTTTCCATTGGATGCCCGGGTGACACACAGGGGGATACATATCTTTCCAAAGGTGATAAGCGTGTCAATGAAGATGCTGTCCGAGGCTTGAAGGCGGAAGCGCCGTGCCAATTTGCCCTTTATCCAATGAATGAGCCGGATTATATGGGATTGATTATGGAGGCTGTCGACATTGCAAAAGCCCAAGGCACTTTCGTACAGGGTGTCCATTACGCGAGCGAGCTTGACGGGGATGCGCATGACGTATTCAGCACATTGGAGGCCGTTTTCCGCATGGCTGAGCAGCAAACAAACCACATCACCATGACTGTGAATCTTTCGGCTAACAGTCCATCAAGAAAAAACAGAAAGCAGGGATAA
- the ykoG gene encoding two-component response regulator [YkoH] (Evidence 1a: Function from experimental evidences in the studied strain; PubMedId: 11717295; Product type r: regulator) yields MEKGHILIVEDEEKIARVLQLELEYEGYSVTIKHNGTEGLDAAAEGGYSLVLLDVMLPGLSGLEVLRRLRKTDSQTPVILLTARDSIPDKVTGLDIGANDYVTKPFEIEELLARIRAALRQNGTKTEDIGTFLTYDDLRVNEKTREVRRGDKEVELTPREFDLLVYMLKHPQQVLTREQILSSVWGFDYIGDTNVVDVYIRYIRKKLDYPYEKQLIHTIRGVGYAIKG; encoded by the coding sequence TTGGAAAAAGGACACATATTAATTGTGGAAGATGAAGAAAAAATCGCCAGGGTTCTTCAGCTTGAATTGGAATATGAAGGATACAGCGTCACGATCAAACACAATGGCACAGAAGGTCTTGATGCGGCAGCGGAAGGCGGGTATTCCTTGGTGCTTCTTGATGTCATGCTTCCGGGGCTTAGCGGACTGGAAGTGCTGCGCCGCTTGAGAAAAACGGATTCGCAGACACCGGTCATATTATTAACGGCGCGAGACAGTATTCCTGATAAGGTAACAGGTCTGGACATCGGTGCAAATGACTATGTCACCAAGCCGTTTGAAATCGAGGAATTGCTTGCGAGAATCAGGGCGGCGCTGCGGCAAAATGGAACAAAAACTGAAGATATCGGCACCTTTCTTACATATGACGATTTGCGGGTGAACGAAAAAACCCGTGAAGTGAGACGCGGAGACAAAGAGGTGGAATTAACGCCGCGGGAATTTGATCTGCTCGTCTATATGCTAAAGCATCCGCAGCAAGTGCTGACACGGGAGCAAATTCTAAGCTCAGTATGGGGATTTGATTATATCGGTGATACAAATGTCGTGGACGTCTACATAAGATACATCAGAAAAAAACTGGACTATCCTTACGAAAAACAGCTGATCCATACGATTCGCGGGGTCGGCTATGCCATTAAGGGGTAA
- the ykoH gene encoding two-component sensor histidine kinase [YkoG] (Evidence 1a: Function from experimental evidences in the studied strain; PubMedId: 11717295; Product type rc: receptor) gives MKLKTKIHLYTSISLLILLILVHTAVYLIFSSALTSKDAARLADETDNIAEALRAAETEGVALQDMLQAYLPANGMVRVVNGDQKAVMTITKEKAYKDFPLSFHSGETADVRKPDGKLFAEAAVPVIWTDGQVVSLQLVERLENTEESLFLLKIILIAASAAVCIASFFAGSLLARRIINPIRRLMITMKDIQRDKEFKTISLEGQSNDELYQMGLTFNEMAMMLKEHYDKQQQFVQDASHELKTPLTIIESYSSLMKRWGAKKPEVLEESIEAIHSEAVHMKKLTNQLLALAKSHQGLEVDLKTIDLIKAARAVMQTLQSVYQRDILLETDKESLLVKADEERIKQLLTILLDNAIKYSEKPIEMSAGTRNGRPFLSVRDEGIGIPEEHIPHLFERFYRADEARNRKTGGTGLGLSIAKQIADEHGIELSVKSKPGQGTAVTMQFSEQNGGGR, from the coding sequence ATGAAGCTGAAGACCAAGATTCATCTATACACTTCGATATCACTGTTGATTTTATTAATTTTGGTTCATACCGCAGTATATCTCATTTTTTCGTCTGCGCTGACATCAAAGGATGCGGCCCGGCTTGCTGATGAGACGGATAACATTGCCGAAGCGCTGCGTGCCGCTGAAACAGAAGGAGTGGCTTTGCAGGATATGCTGCAGGCCTATCTTCCGGCAAATGGCATGGTGCGTGTAGTGAATGGTGATCAAAAAGCCGTTATGACGATCACAAAAGAAAAAGCCTATAAAGATTTTCCTCTCTCTTTTCATAGCGGCGAAACGGCAGATGTGAGGAAACCTGACGGCAAGCTGTTTGCCGAGGCTGCTGTTCCGGTGATTTGGACCGATGGACAAGTCGTGTCTCTTCAGCTGGTTGAAAGACTGGAGAACACAGAAGAGAGTCTGTTTCTGCTGAAAATCATCTTAATCGCTGCAAGTGCTGCTGTCTGCATTGCTTCTTTTTTTGCAGGCAGCTTGCTAGCCCGCCGAATCATCAATCCGATCAGACGATTAATGATCACAATGAAAGACATACAGCGAGACAAAGAATTTAAAACGATTTCTTTAGAAGGACAGTCCAACGATGAATTGTATCAAATGGGGCTGACATTTAATGAAATGGCAATGATGCTGAAGGAGCACTATGATAAACAGCAGCAATTTGTTCAAGATGCTTCACACGAATTGAAAACCCCGCTCACTATTATAGAAAGCTACAGCAGCCTGATGAAGCGGTGGGGTGCAAAAAAGCCGGAGGTGCTTGAGGAGTCGATAGAAGCCATTCACTCAGAAGCGGTGCATATGAAAAAACTGACCAATCAGCTTTTGGCGCTGGCCAAAAGCCATCAAGGACTCGAGGTTGATCTGAAAACAATCGATCTGATTAAAGCGGCGCGCGCGGTTATGCAAACGCTCCAGTCCGTTTATCAGCGTGACATATTGCTTGAAACAGATAAAGAGAGCCTGCTTGTAAAGGCAGATGAAGAACGCATCAAGCAGCTGTTGACCATTTTGCTTGATAATGCAATAAAGTATAGTGAAAAGCCTATTGAGATGTCAGCCGGAACGAGGAATGGACGGCCATTTCTATCAGTGAGGGATGAAGGCATCGGAATACCTGAGGAGCATATCCCGCATTTGTTCGAACGGTTCTACCGGGCAGATGAGGCACGAAACAGAAAAACAGGCGGAACAGGTTTAGGCCTTTCCATTGCCAAGCAAATCGCTGATGAGCATGGCATTGAGCTGTCTGTCAAAAGCAAGCCGGGACAAGGAACAGCTGTCACCATGCAATTCAGCGAACAGAATGGGGGAGGCCGATGA
- the ykoI gene encoding conserved membrane protein of unknown function (Evidence 4: Unknown function but conserved in other organisms; PubMedId: 11717295; Product type m : membrane component), translating to MTKTIKTVSFAAAAILVVIICTFLIIRQTHENVLSKETVVKKVEASYEGKVTKATQSKDKKTYDITLENPKGTYFVKADAISADILSMNRVKAVNPSAMTEKEAEHLALERVPGTVKKQTRQSQVATYTIQKEDGKTYEVKVDMQAKTVLSADQISSKDQQKTPITKKEAKTIAERKTGGTADDADLEESEGTLIFEVDVDLPDNKEATVKINAYTGKVANIVYED from the coding sequence ATGACTAAAACAATAAAAACAGTATCTTTTGCTGCAGCAGCCATTTTAGTTGTCATCATCTGTACGTTTCTCATCATTCGGCAAACCCATGAGAACGTATTGTCAAAGGAGACTGTCGTAAAAAAAGTCGAAGCCTCTTATGAAGGCAAGGTCACGAAAGCAACACAATCAAAGGATAAAAAAACATATGATATAACCCTTGAAAATCCAAAGGGAACTTACTTTGTAAAAGCAGACGCAATATCGGCTGACATTCTTTCAATGAATAGAGTAAAAGCAGTGAATCCATCTGCCATGACAGAAAAAGAAGCCGAGCATCTCGCGCTTGAGCGGGTGCCGGGAACGGTCAAAAAACAAACACGGCAAAGTCAAGTTGCCACTTATACCATACAAAAAGAAGACGGGAAAACATACGAAGTGAAGGTAGACATGCAGGCAAAAACAGTCTTGTCTGCCGATCAAATCAGCAGCAAAGATCAACAAAAAACGCCGATTACGAAAAAAGAAGCCAAAACAATTGCAGAGCGAAAAACGGGCGGAACAGCGGATGACGCAGATCTCGAAGAAAGTGAGGGCACTCTCATCTTTGAAGTAGACGTTGATCTTCCTGATAATAAGGAAGCGACAGTGAAAATCAATGCCTACACAGGAAAGGTAGCTAACATTGTGTATGAAGACTGA
- the ykoJ gene encoding hypothetical protein (Evidence 3: Putative function from multiple computational evidences; PubMedId: 17209068; Product type ph: phenotype) — MLKKKWMVGLLAGCLAAGGFSYNAFATENNENRQASSKTDALTEQEAEAIAKTVVDGTVEDIDRDLYNGKEVYEVEIEKEGEDYDVYVDIHTKQALNDPLKEKAEQVAITKEEAEEIALKQTGGTVTESKLDEDDGAYIYEMEIQTKQGTETEFEISAKDGRIIKQEIDD; from the coding sequence ATGCTCAAGAAAAAATGGATGGTCGGTCTTTTAGCAGGGTGCCTAGCGGCCGGAGGATTCAGCTACAACGCGTTTGCCACAGAAAACAATGAAAACAGACAGGCTTCTTCTAAGACGGATGCACTCACTGAACAAGAAGCAGAAGCAATTGCTAAAACAGTTGTTGACGGCACAGTAGAAGACATTGACAGAGACCTTTACAACGGCAAAGAAGTCTATGAAGTGGAGATTGAAAAAGAAGGTGAAGACTACGACGTTTATGTAGATATTCATACAAAACAAGCGCTTAATGACCCGTTAAAGGAGAAAGCAGAACAAGTCGCCATAACCAAAGAAGAAGCTGAAGAAATTGCTTTAAAGCAAACAGGTGGAACCGTAACAGAAAGTAAGCTTGACGAAGATGACGGTGCTTACATCTATGAAATGGAAATCCAAACGAAGCAAGGAACTGAGACAGAATTTGAAATTTCCGCAAAAGATGGACGCATTATCAAACAGGAGATAGATGACTAA
- the ykzD gene encoding hypothetical protein (Evidence 4: Unknown function but conserved in other organisms), which yields MEKKEEQYINQAEYVPHPTKEGEYALFLHETYHLLSEDDETQTTE from the coding sequence ATGGAAAAGAAAGAGGAGCAATACATCAATCAGGCTGAATATGTCCCTCATCCGACGAAGGAAGGAGAGTATGCCTTATTTCTTCATGAAACGTATCATTTGCTTTCTGAAGATGACGAGACACAAACAACAGAATAA
- the mgtE gene encoding magnesium transporter (Evidence 1a: Function from experimental evidences in the studied strain; PubMedId: 15096624, 22970223, 24415722, 24968120, 25182490; Product type t : transporter), whose amino-acid sequence MVQNMTYDELILRIIILLRDGKIRDFRSVIDELQPYDMAFIFKEMPEKHRARYLSYLTVDDITDMIGELEREFQLVVLNKVGKTKATLAMNKMDNDDLAQLLEEMDEELKEQLLSSMEASESKAVQLLMNYPADSAGRMMTNRYVWIPQHYTVKDAVVKLKSFAEIAESINYLYVINESKQLVGVLSYRDLILGEPEEKVQDLMFTRVISADALQDQEEVARLIERYDFLAIPVVEENNVLVGIVTVDDIIDVVIREADEDYEKFAASGKDITFDTKAYVAAYRRLPWLILLLFIGLISGSIISYFEDALKQVVALAFFMPMVSGMTGNTGTQSLAVVIRGLSKEEMNKKTIVRLIFREFRTSIFIGAVCSVLIAIVSIIWQGNALLGFVVASSLFLTLIIGTMSGTIIPIILHKLKVDPAIASGPLITTLNDILSLLIYFGIATAFIHSL is encoded by the coding sequence ATGGTTCAAAACATGACCTATGACGAACTCATTTTACGCATCATTATTTTACTGCGAGACGGGAAAATCAGGGATTTTAGAAGTGTTATTGATGAGCTTCAGCCCTATGACATGGCATTTATTTTTAAAGAAATGCCGGAAAAACATCGCGCCCGCTATTTATCTTATTTAACTGTAGACGATATCACTGATATGATCGGGGAGCTGGAACGCGAATTTCAGCTTGTCGTCTTAAATAAAGTCGGAAAAACAAAAGCAACACTGGCGATGAACAAAATGGACAACGATGACCTCGCTCAATTGCTTGAAGAAATGGACGAAGAACTGAAGGAACAGCTTTTATCCAGCATGGAAGCGTCAGAATCAAAAGCTGTACAGCTCTTGATGAATTACCCGGCTGATTCAGCGGGACGCATGATGACAAACCGGTATGTGTGGATCCCTCAGCATTACACGGTAAAAGACGCGGTCGTCAAACTGAAAAGCTTCGCTGAAATAGCTGAATCGATCAACTACTTATATGTTATTAATGAAAGCAAACAGCTGGTTGGGGTTCTTTCCTACCGCGATTTGATTCTGGGTGAACCTGAAGAAAAGGTGCAGGATTTAATGTTTACCCGCGTCATATCAGCAGATGCTCTTCAGGACCAGGAAGAAGTTGCCCGCCTGATAGAACGTTACGATTTTTTGGCAATACCGGTTGTAGAAGAAAACAACGTGCTTGTCGGCATTGTGACGGTTGATGATATTATCGACGTTGTTATTCGGGAAGCTGATGAGGATTACGAAAAATTTGCCGCTTCCGGTAAAGACATCACCTTTGACACAAAAGCTTACGTGGCGGCATACCGGCGTCTGCCATGGCTGATTTTACTCTTATTTATCGGACTGATTTCAGGAAGCATTATCAGCTATTTTGAAGACGCGCTGAAGCAGGTTGTCGCGCTTGCGTTTTTCATGCCGATGGTGTCAGGGATGACAGGAAATACGGGAACACAATCTCTTGCGGTTGTCATCAGAGGTTTGTCTAAAGAAGAAATGAACAAAAAAACGATTGTGCGCCTGATCTTCCGGGAGTTCAGAACAAGCATTTTTATCGGAGCGGTTTGTTCTGTGCTGATTGCGATTGTTTCTATCATATGGCAGGGGAATGCGCTTTTGGGATTTGTTGTCGCCTCTTCACTGTTCTTAACCTTAATCATCGGCACGATGTCAGGAACGATTATCCCTATTATTTTGCACAAACTGAAAGTAGACCCGGCGATTGCTTCTGGACCGCTGATTACAACGTTAAACGATATTTTATCTTTATTAATCTACTTTGGCATTGCCACTGCATTCATTCACTCATTATAA
- the tnrA gene encoding nitrogen sensing transcriptional regulator (Evidence 1a: Function from experimental evidences in the studied strain; PubMedId: 10231480, 12823818, 15916606, 16547045, 17085574, 17183219, 21435182, 23535029, 26635369; Product type r: regulator) encodes MTTEDHSYKDKKVISIGIVSELTGLSVRQIRYYEERKLIYPQRSSRGTRKYSFADVERLMDIANKREDGVQTAEILKDMRKKEQMLKNDPQVRKKMLEGQLNAHFRYKNR; translated from the coding sequence ATGACCACAGAAGATCATTCTTATAAAGACAAAAAAGTGATTTCAATCGGAATTGTGAGTGAATTGACAGGATTGTCCGTAAGACAGATCAGGTATTATGAGGAACGAAAGCTCATTTACCCGCAGCGTTCTTCAAGGGGGACAAGAAAATACTCCTTTGCCGATGTGGAGCGGCTGATGGATATCGCCAATAAGCGTGAAGACGGCGTACAGACGGCAGAGATTTTAAAGGATATGCGCAAAAAAGAACAGATGTTAAAAAACGATCCGCAAGTGCGGAAAAAAATGCTGGAGGGGCAGCTTAATGCTCACTTTCGGTACAAAAACCGTTAA
- the ykzB gene encoding hypothetical protein (Evidence 4: Unknown function but conserved in other organisms; PubMedId: 10671441), translating to MEEEKAVSLAKEIIELDIKRDEMLETFMQLAGEQAFQLLRSVQNGQYRKSS from the coding sequence ATGGAGGAAGAAAAAGCAGTCTCACTGGCAAAAGAAATTATAGAGTTGGATATCAAGCGTGATGAAATGCTGGAGACGTTTATGCAGCTTGCCGGAGAACAGGCTTTTCAATTATTAAGATCGGTTCAAAACGGACAATACCGAAAATCTTCGTAA
- the ykoL gene encoding hypothetical protein (Evidence 4: Unknown function but conserved in other organisms; PubMedId: 10671441) — protein sequence MSNLLKSALEKERRHYSEKLYQIGVYNKEVMNKMTISELRKEYAYFFRSITNHKNYPYTR from the coding sequence ATGAGTAATTTATTGAAATCCGCTTTAGAAAAAGAACGACGCCATTATTCTGAAAAACTCTATCAGATAGGGGTTTATAATAAAGAGGTCATGAACAAAATGACGATTTCTGAGCTTCGGAAAGAATACGCTTATTTCTTTCGAAGCATTACAAATCATAAAAATTATCCTTATACAAGATAA
- the ykoM gene encoding putative transcriptional regulator (MarR family) (Evidence 3: Putative function from multiple computational evidences; Product type r: regulator) codes for MMRLSFNEEEVERAMNLYRVFARAFKSVSEHSIRDSKEHGFNPTEFAVLELLYTRGPQKLQQIGSRLLLVSGNVTYVIDKLERNGFLVREQDPKDKRSVYAHLTDKGNEYLDKIYPIHALRIARAFSGLSPDEQDQLIVLLKKAGIHSQHLLFR; via the coding sequence ATGATGAGATTATCGTTTAACGAAGAAGAAGTTGAGCGTGCGATGAATTTGTACAGAGTTTTTGCAAGGGCTTTCAAAAGTGTGTCCGAACATAGTATCCGTGATAGCAAAGAGCACGGTTTTAATCCCACTGAATTTGCTGTACTGGAACTCCTGTACACAAGAGGCCCGCAAAAATTACAGCAAATTGGGTCGAGACTTCTGCTTGTAAGCGGAAACGTCACATATGTTATTGACAAACTAGAAAGAAACGGGTTTTTAGTAAGGGAGCAGGACCCGAAAGATAAACGCTCTGTTTACGCACATTTAACTGACAAGGGAAATGAGTATTTGGATAAAATTTATCCGATTCATGCACTGCGTATTGCGAGAGCGTTTTCAGGTCTTTCGCCTGATGAACAGGACCAGCTGATCGTCCTGCTCAAGAAAGCAGGCATACACAGCCAGCATTTGCTGTTTCGTTAA
- the ykoN gene encoding putative glycosyltransferase (Evidence 3: Putative function from multiple computational evidences; Product type e: enzyme) — protein MKNILIFPFLSISTGHHHVADALQAELESQGLAAEKIDIFSHSYRRLEKLSSVAYLKWIQYFPKTYSGIYRLLACGEFQHDKRYFMYEWLFTQQMRHILQEKQPDIAFCTHALPSYLLNRLKPEYPNLTVVNVYTDFFVNQLWGRKNIDYHFVPSTEVKKQLISEGIDQNNIYLTGIPVHQNFEMESADTLQHHPPYTIIITGGSMGVGGILKWVQELSPGGKILYKILCGRNEKLYSYVKSLHHPLIEAIPYLHSKAEMNRLYEQATGIMTKPGGVTISECLQKRLPVFIYHALPGQEEMNLNLLHERKLVTDMRNWDMQKAEEYIAAFFQSNEQMKEYKKHVNGYLGEMSDRKIKDVLKRIIWKQKNTLLK, from the coding sequence ATGAAAAACATTCTCATTTTTCCTTTTTTAAGCATTTCCACCGGCCATCATCATGTGGCTGATGCATTGCAGGCTGAATTAGAGTCTCAAGGGCTGGCAGCTGAAAAGATTGATATCTTTTCACATTCGTATAGGCGGTTAGAAAAATTGTCCTCCGTGGCTTATTTAAAATGGATTCAATATTTCCCGAAAACGTACAGCGGCATTTACAGGCTCCTCGCCTGCGGAGAATTTCAGCATGACAAACGCTATTTCATGTACGAATGGCTGTTCACACAGCAAATGAGGCACATCCTCCAAGAAAAACAGCCTGATATCGCCTTCTGCACACATGCGCTGCCTTCTTATCTGCTGAACCGACTAAAGCCTGAATATCCGAATCTGACGGTTGTGAATGTATACACTGATTTTTTCGTGAATCAATTATGGGGACGGAAGAACATTGATTACCATTTTGTTCCGAGCACGGAAGTAAAGAAGCAGCTAATATCAGAGGGTATCGATCAGAACAACATATACTTGACCGGCATTCCAGTTCACCAAAATTTTGAAATGGAATCAGCAGATACCTTGCAGCACCACCCGCCATATACCATCATCATCACAGGGGGCAGTATGGGGGTCGGTGGGATTTTAAAATGGGTGCAGGAACTGTCGCCAGGCGGAAAGATCTTATACAAAATATTATGCGGCAGAAACGAAAAGCTCTACTCCTATGTCAAAAGTTTACACCACCCCTTGATTGAGGCGATTCCTTACCTTCACAGCAAAGCAGAGATGAACCGTTTGTACGAACAGGCGACAGGCATCATGACTAAACCCGGAGGCGTGACCATCAGTGAATGCTTACAGAAACGGCTTCCGGTATTTATTTATCATGCACTGCCGGGACAGGAGGAAATGAATTTAAACCTTCTACATGAAAGGAAACTCGTCACAGATATGAGAAACTGGGACATGCAGAAAGCAGAAGAGTATATCGCGGCATTTTTTCAATCGAACGAACAGATGAAGGAGTATAAAAAACACGTCAATGGATACCTTGGCGAAATGTCTGATAGGAAGATTAAAGATGTTTTAAAAAGAATCATATGGAAACAAAAAAACACTCTCCTGAAATAG
- the ykoP gene encoding hypothetical protein (Evidence 4: Unknown function but conserved in other organisms), giving the protein MKTCFLSIWRVVDPIYFFFSRLSLIDNDQKSVFRVRLTKYKGHHVVLSDGTHIRKNDVLVKIHLHNIKLIRELQSIESAVRKGIIIYQKVYQSMPLLLDYINNHKKSEKIKGIIGITMLDKGVERLGFDVITPVNPFYRCFKKVSHVPILYLTSKPVSLRHLPNSSYLFISKEKLQKTYQKKD; this is encoded by the coding sequence ATGAAAACTTGTTTCCTTTCCATATGGAGAGTGGTTGATCCGATTTATTTCTTTTTTTCAAGGCTAAGCTTGATTGACAACGATCAAAAAAGCGTTTTTCGAGTCAGGCTGACGAAGTACAAAGGACATCATGTCGTGCTTAGCGACGGAACGCATATAAGAAAAAATGATGTGCTCGTTAAAATCCACCTGCATAACATAAAGCTGATCAGGGAGCTGCAAAGCATTGAGAGCGCAGTCAGAAAGGGAATCATTATTTATCAGAAAGTATATCAATCGATGCCGCTTCTTCTTGACTATATCAACAATCATAAAAAAAGCGAGAAAATCAAAGGAATCATTGGGATTACAATGCTTGACAAAGGTGTGGAAAGGCTCGGCTTTGATGTGATCACCCCGGTGAACCCTTTTTACAGATGCTTTAAAAAAGTGTCTCATGTGCCGATTTTATATTTGACTTCAAAGCCTGTGAGCTTGCGGCATTTACCGAATTCATCCTATTTGTTTATCTCAAAAGAAAAGCTGCAGAAAACCTATCAAAAAAAAGACTGA